The Sulfurimonas hydrogeniphila genome includes a window with the following:
- a CDS encoding type II toxin-antitoxin system PemK/MazF family toxin, translated as MVKNIKRFDIVLVKLNPTVGSEIQKTRPCIIISPDEMSMLKTVIVAPMTSKGFDFIFRPKIKFEAKNGLVLLDQIRTIDKSRIVKILGRVDTKTQKVIAQLLVEMFDY; from the coding sequence ATGGTAAAAAATATTAAAAGATTTGATATAGTTTTAGTTAAACTAAATCCAACAGTAGGCTCAGAAATACAAAAAACAAGACCGTGTATTATTATATCTCCAGATGAAATGAGTATGCTAAAAACGGTTATTGTAGCACCTATGACGAGCAAAGGTTTTGATTTTATATTTAGACCAAAGATAAAATTTGAAGCTAAAAATGGTTTAGTATTGTTAGATCAAATAAGAACTATTGATAAGTCAAGAATAGTTAAAATATTAGGAAGAGTAGACACTAAAACACAAAAGGTTATAGCACAACTTTTAGTAGAAATGTTTGACTATTAA
- a CDS encoding class I SAM-dependent rRNA methyltransferase: MHNEIDLILKPEFTQQIQNGYPLLMKEYFEDWHKLEEEGSLLHLYDKKKRFIAKGYYGLQNKGHGWVLSQKEDETIDSEFFKRKIKEALSYRKDFFADTQTTAFRVFNGEGDGIGGLSIDYFEGYYLFTWYSIGIYTFKESILEAFKQSIDFKGIYQKKRFNTKGMYLDDKSDFVSGQKAPQPLHVKENGANFAVYLDDGAMVGVFLDQREVRKAIRDKYAKGKTVLNTFSYTGAFSVFAALGGAKSTTSVDLAKRSLPKTQEQFSINNIDLKNQNIIVEDVILYFKYAVRKKLLFDMVVVDPPSFARSKKHTFSANRDYVKLLKEVIQITNKGGIIVASTNAANFSMMTFGRFIDKAFKDVKIKYKVLKRYSLPKDFRVAEKFQEGNYLKVVFIKKL; the protein is encoded by the coding sequence ATGCACAATGAAATAGACCTGATACTCAAACCTGAATTTACACAGCAGATACAAAACGGTTATCCTCTGCTTATGAAAGAGTATTTTGAAGATTGGCATAAACTCGAAGAAGAAGGCAGTCTGCTTCACTTGTATGACAAAAAAAAGAGATTCATTGCAAAAGGCTACTACGGATTACAGAACAAAGGGCATGGCTGGGTTCTTTCACAAAAAGAAGATGAAACCATAGACAGCGAATTTTTCAAAAGAAAAATCAAAGAGGCACTCTCCTACAGAAAAGATTTCTTTGCCGACACGCAAACAACTGCCTTTCGGGTTTTTAACGGTGAGGGCGATGGCATCGGCGGCTTGAGTATTGATTATTTTGAAGGCTATTATCTCTTTACATGGTACAGCATCGGTATTTATACATTCAAAGAGAGTATACTCGAAGCTTTTAAACAGAGTATCGACTTTAAAGGAATCTATCAGAAAAAACGCTTTAATACAAAAGGCATGTATCTCGATGACAAAAGTGACTTTGTATCTGGACAAAAAGCACCACAGCCTTTACATGTAAAGGAAAACGGGGCAAATTTTGCCGTTTATTTGGATGATGGGGCAATGGTGGGAGTTTTTTTGGACCAGAGAGAGGTCAGAAAAGCCATTCGTGACAAATATGCAAAAGGAAAAACCGTTTTAAATACTTTTTCCTACACGGGCGCTTTTTCAGTATTTGCAGCCCTTGGCGGTGCAAAAAGCACGACAAGCGTTGACTTGGCAAAACGAAGTTTACCAAAAACGCAAGAACAGTTTTCCATCAACAACATTGATTTGAAAAATCAGAATATCATTGTTGAAGATGTCATTTTATACTTTAAATATGCCGTGAGAAAAAAACTGCTTTTTGATATGGTTGTCGTTGATCCACCGAGTTTTGCACGTTCAAAAAAACATACATTCAGCGCTAACAGAGACTATGTAAAGCTGCTCAAAGAGGTCATACAAATAACAAATAAAGGCGGTATTATCGTAGCTTCCACCAATGCTGCCAATTTCAGTATGATGACTTTTGGCAGATTCATAGATAAAGCTTTCAAAGATGTAAAAATAAAATACAAAGTGCTAAAACGCTACTCTCTTCCAAAAGATTTTCGCGTGGCAGAAAAATTTCAAGAGGGTAATTACCTCAAAGTCGTTTTTATAAAAAAACTTTAG
- a CDS encoding LptF/LptG family permease, with amino-acid sequence MLRLKKYILSNFSALFMSIFLPLFVIASVIFLIKLSTYTAVIQLTILEMGKLYLFILPEILFYTLPITFFVAATLSLFKLSNDNEIIVIFSLGIAPGFIIRTFFKPAFILSLLLAFNFLVVAPHTTTLSKNFLSYKKSEAKFNLAASEFGNSFGDWLLYIGAKNEDGTFSKVFLFNKKQEEEILIAAKKAKVINDSGILRLQLMDGEGYSYSKEKFSQINFQEMLINDTLKADLTTYEQPLQYWLSKENAGRKKHIFIKDTLLSLFPMITLFLIASIGIVQVRHQKSKVYLYLFVSIVLFYGMTIGLEKMFQYYTIPVVALSWLIITYAIYRKTIVNKF; translated from the coding sequence ATGCTGAGATTAAAAAAATATATACTGAGTAACTTTTCTGCTCTTTTTATGTCCATATTTTTGCCATTGTTTGTCATAGCATCGGTAATATTTTTAATTAAACTCTCTACCTATACGGCTGTTATTCAACTGACTATTTTGGAAATGGGCAAACTGTATCTTTTCATACTGCCTGAAATTCTTTTTTATACGCTGCCTATTACATTTTTTGTCGCAGCAACACTTTCTTTGTTTAAACTCTCAAATGACAATGAAATAATCGTTATTTTTTCACTTGGCATTGCACCGGGTTTTATCATCAGAACCTTTTTCAAACCTGCTTTCATATTAAGTCTGCTGCTGGCATTTAACTTCCTGGTTGTTGCACCCCATACGACTACTTTGTCAAAAAACTTCCTCTCCTATAAAAAGAGTGAAGCAAAATTCAATCTTGCAGCAAGTGAATTTGGAAACAGTTTTGGGGACTGGCTTTTATACATCGGAGCAAAAAACGAAGACGGTACCTTTTCCAAGGTATTTTTGTTTAACAAAAAACAGGAAGAAGAGATACTCATTGCTGCAAAAAAAGCCAAAGTTATTAACGATTCGGGAATTTTACGTCTTCAGTTAATGGATGGAGAAGGTTACAGTTATTCAAAAGAAAAATTTTCTCAGATAAATTTCCAAGAGATGCTTATCAACGATACGCTCAAAGCAGACTTGACCACCTATGAACAACCCTTGCAGTACTGGCTCTCAAAAGAGAATGCCGGGAGAAAAAAACATATCTTCATTAAAGATACCTTGCTGAGTCTCTTTCCGATGATAACACTTTTTTTAATCGCAAGCATCGGTATAGTTCAGGTAAGACATCAGAAGTCTAAAGTCTATTTATATCTCTTTGTAAGCATAGTTTTATTTTATGGAATGACAATAGGTTTGGAAAAAATGTTTCAATACTATACGATTCCTGTTGTTGCACTTTCATGGCTGATAATAACATATGCCATCTATAGAAAAACCATCGTCAATAAGTTTTAA
- a CDS encoding YcaO-like family protein has product MNFLSKEAPLQSSISSMKAVLSDVGCETVFQEHKNPLTHCYSVNLSSKEAPGHIYSNGKGVLSDASVASALGEYIERLQTNNFFIDFHLPKRKYYPDEVVFSFDEAYLSDELMAVYNPENNLSAEDLVDFNSDYEDKIVALPFVKQSTQERVAIPLNILSNLYVSNGLATGNTPLEAKVQALSEIFERYAKIAIIKNGYALPKFPDEVVKNFPKVYEDVQALQKLGYKVEVLDASLGGQFPVTAISLIDPKNATLFVSFGAHPILEVSLERTMTELMQGRSLENLDSFEVPTFDMSLVSDSFNLESHFIDSNGKLGFLFLSAKKSFGYVPFAYQGNTTQEEYDYLTGILQKMDKEFYIREYDYLDFYSCQIIVPGISEVYPIEDLIYNNKNNGKLIRDMVLNFTKYDPQEIMLEIESLEDSLNMEKYIGVIFVKNFTMAEFKAQILLRLGEYDEALELLEYGTNKLGHLVVELARMQEMQLDYEEYKEALYEVFSKEKVVKSLGILNNTDFLIETTLHKDYTNMLSLYDKLERKKCTMK; this is encoded by the coding sequence ATGAATTTTTTATCAAAAGAAGCTCCGCTTCAAAGCTCTATATCTTCGATGAAGGCTGTTTTGTCTGATGTCGGATGCGAAACAGTTTTTCAAGAACACAAAAATCCCCTCACTCACTGTTATTCGGTGAATCTCAGCTCAAAAGAAGCACCCGGACATATCTATTCCAACGGTAAAGGTGTACTCAGCGATGCTTCTGTGGCAAGTGCTTTGGGTGAGTATATTGAGCGTCTGCAGACAAACAACTTTTTTATAGATTTTCATTTGCCAAAGAGAAAATATTATCCTGATGAAGTTGTTTTTTCTTTTGATGAAGCGTATCTCAGCGATGAACTTATGGCAGTGTACAACCCTGAGAACAATCTCTCAGCTGAAGATTTGGTGGATTTCAACAGCGACTATGAAGACAAAATTGTCGCACTTCCTTTTGTCAAACAATCCACACAGGAGCGTGTTGCCATTCCGCTTAATATTTTAAGCAATCTTTATGTGAGCAACGGTTTGGCGACGGGAAACACCCCTTTGGAGGCAAAGGTGCAGGCTCTGAGTGAGATTTTTGAACGCTATGCAAAAATCGCTATCATTAAAAACGGCTATGCCCTGCCGAAATTTCCTGATGAAGTTGTGAAAAATTTTCCAAAAGTCTATGAAGATGTACAGGCATTGCAAAAACTCGGCTATAAGGTCGAAGTGTTGGATGCTTCTTTGGGCGGACAGTTTCCCGTCACTGCCATTTCATTGATAGATCCTAAGAATGCTACACTTTTTGTCTCTTTTGGAGCACATCCTATTCTTGAAGTCTCACTTGAACGCACAATGACCGAGCTTATGCAGGGACGTTCTCTTGAAAATCTTGACAGTTTTGAAGTGCCTACTTTTGACATGAGCCTTGTCTCAGACAGTTTTAACCTTGAATCACACTTTATAGACTCCAACGGCAAACTCGGATTTCTTTTTTTGAGTGCCAAAAAGAGTTTTGGGTATGTGCCTTTTGCATATCAAGGCAACACAACGCAGGAAGAATACGATTATTTGACGGGTATTTTACAAAAAATGGACAAAGAGTTTTACATCAGAGAATATGATTACCTCGATTTTTACTCCTGTCAAATCATTGTTCCCGGTATTTCAGAAGTTTATCCCATAGAGGATTTGATATATAACAACAAAAACAACGGCAAACTTATCCGTGATATGGTACTCAATTTTACAAAATATGACCCGCAGGAAATTATGCTTGAGATTGAATCATTGGAAGACTCACTCAATATGGAAAAATACATCGGTGTCATCTTTGTGAAAAATTTTACAATGGCTGAATTTAAAGCACAGATTTTATTGCGTCTGGGGGAGTATGACGAGGCACTGGAGTTGTTGGAATACGGGACAAACAAACTCGGTCATCTCGTAGTAGAACTTGCTCGAATGCAGGAGATGCAACTTGATTATGAAGAGTACAAAGAAGCTTTGTATGAGGTGTTTTCCAAAGAAAAAGTAGTAAAATCTTTGGGTATTCTCAATAATACAGACTTTTTAATAGAAACAACGCTGCATAAAGACTACACTAATATGCTTTCCCTATATGACAAACTTGAGAGAAAAAAATGCACAATGAAATAG
- the coaBC gene encoding bifunctional phosphopantothenoylcysteine decarboxylase/phosphopantothenate--cysteine ligase CoaBC, whose product MNIPTNLIKDKKILLGVTGSIAVYKTLELVREFIKAGAEVKVVMSESAKKFITPLTFETLTSNQVLDDTNESWANEHNHIKITQWADIMVIAPATANTIAKLANAIADNMLLQCALAFSGMKILAPSANTNMLQNPITQANLKMLGIANYTILETQTKELACKTVGDGAMADPLDIFYQTSRELLKEEFWEHRRVIVTGGGTIEKIDEVRYISNFSSGKMASALATALYLKGADVNLIATKFDRDLPVNMHKIDVEDTQEMLEYLVDSIRIAKKGKLSKATLIRDEHIHLIQKKPYLFMAAAVSDYVPEFPQNTKLKKEDLGEKWELHLKKNIDILSTIDKEGITVIGFKAEMDKEKAEKNAKKMLQEKKLDAVCLNVLQNASSFGSDENEIDFITPQKNVHIPKADKLHVSFEIIKNAKELQE is encoded by the coding sequence ATGAATATTCCAACAAATTTAATCAAAGATAAAAAAATTCTCCTTGGTGTAACCGGCTCTATTGCTGTGTACAAAACACTCGAACTCGTCAGGGAATTCATTAAAGCCGGAGCAGAGGTAAAGGTTGTTATGAGTGAGAGTGCAAAAAAATTTATAACTCCGCTCACTTTTGAAACCCTCACTTCAAATCAGGTCCTTGATGACACAAACGAGTCCTGGGCAAATGAGCATAACCACATTAAAATCACCCAATGGGCAGACATCATGGTCATTGCTCCTGCAACGGCAAACACCATCGCCAAACTTGCCAATGCCATTGCAGACAATATGCTGCTGCAATGCGCGCTTGCTTTTAGCGGTATGAAAATTTTGGCACCCTCGGCAAATACAAATATGCTCCAAAATCCAATCACTCAGGCAAATTTGAAGATGCTCGGCATTGCAAACTATACTATTTTAGAGACGCAGACAAAAGAGTTGGCCTGCAAGACCGTCGGTGACGGTGCTATGGCCGACCCTTTGGATATTTTTTATCAAACCAGCCGTGAACTTTTAAAAGAGGAGTTTTGGGAACACAGACGGGTGATAGTAACCGGCGGAGGCACGATAGAAAAAATAGATGAAGTGCGCTACATCTCAAACTTTTCAAGCGGAAAAATGGCATCGGCTTTGGCAACGGCACTCTATTTAAAAGGGGCAGATGTTAATCTCATCGCCACAAAATTTGACCGTGACCTGCCTGTCAATATGCATAAAATAGACGTAGAAGACACACAGGAGATGCTTGAGTATCTTGTCGATTCCATACGCATTGCAAAAAAAGGCAAGCTTTCAAAAGCGACACTCATACGTGACGAGCATATTCATCTTATCCAAAAAAAGCCTTATCTCTTTATGGCAGCGGCGGTGAGTGACTATGTTCCTGAATTTCCTCAAAATACCAAACTTAAAAAAGAGGATTTGGGTGAAAAGTGGGAGTTGCATCTCAAAAAAAATATTGATATTTTAAGTACCATCGACAAAGAAGGCATTACAGTCATAGGTTTTAAAGCAGAAATGGACAAAGAAAAAGCCGAAAAAAATGCAAAAAAGATGTTACAGGAGAAAAAACTTGACGCGGTCTGTCTCAATGTTTTACAAAATGCCTCAAGCTTTGGCAGTGACGAAAATGAAATAGACTTTATTACACCACAAAAAAATGTGCACATACCAAAAGCGGACAAATTGCATGTATCTTTTGAAATAATCAAAAATGCAAAAGAGCTGCAAGAATAG
- a CDS encoding UvrD-helicase domain-containing protein, with protein sequence MKNISKQLDEKDIEKQILLKQIEIDKNKIQEFQTLISNSKNTLIETIIEILSFKLINFTKKYIQINKQYTIEISKIEHELNSLSYKLQNIKNDIQHLEEEFEQKILLYKNELTKFQNNLVNLSKYQYINNYTQIEILQKLNAIIKNKEKFMFHDKIKDYILEIINFYNNPQKWIDDSNRLFIQNEKLNEKAFFDTIESNPLTNKQQDAVLVNENNNLILAGAGSGKTSVIVAKVSYLLKKNILNPNEILILAFNKNAQEELEERFKQKNIHVQIKTFHSFGLSVIAKALSQKPDLCPMTESPINMTKFIKDTIRELMASMGTFFESFLDFIAYFSIPYKSEEEFNSRGEYYEYQKNYDMKTLKHKVEIKSEQGEESLTTLKEETVKSYQELIIANFFTLNGIRYLYEEPYKYKTYTVEKRQYKPDFYLPDYDIYIEHYGIDRDGKTAPYINNQEYLESMKWKRSLHKEKETICIETFSYEYTENTLMTNLKEKLLRYDIVFRKLTREELNELLKDPIENNKFVKLFTTFLNHYKSNMHSLDDLKLKAKDSERTTLFLKLFEFIFNEYKKFQERNNCIDFDDMIVKALESIENEKYKHGFKHIFIDEFQDISTTRARLIQKLLPINNTSITAVGDDWQSINRFAGSNIKIIQEFNKIFGITEVIALDYTFRFNNIVSNVASNFIQKNPHQIQKEIKTIKQQNQNKFSLLLYWTTGNDKNDLKNILDLIYKKEQKKNKMIMVLARYNFLFKDLKDLKEKYQNFNIIFSTVHSSKGNEADYVIILNINNGKFGFPSKIEDDPILNIVVPEGDDFEDAEERRLFYVALTRTKGTIFLLSNMYEQSIFIKELIDENQDEIFFLNDPKIQLMHCPECKTGFLKKHTKNNNKDKHFYGCSNFPRCKYTENIHYCPKCNSEVFKDKEAKIANCLNKDCDFQAELCIKCSGYMIERNGRYGDFLGCENYPNCDYTQKINKNNHIALDMI encoded by the coding sequence TTGAAAAACATATCAAAACAATTAGATGAAAAAGATATTGAAAAACAAATATTATTAAAACAGATTGAAATAGATAAAAATAAAATTCAAGAATTTCAAACATTAATAAGTAATTCTAAAAATACTTTAATTGAAACCATTATTGAAATATTAAGTTTTAAATTAATTAATTTTACAAAGAAATATATTCAGATTAACAAACAATATACTATTGAAATATCTAAAATTGAACATGAATTAAATAGCCTAAGTTATAAATTACAAAATATTAAAAATGATATTCAACACCTGGAAGAAGAGTTTGAACAGAAAATTTTATTATATAAAAATGAATTAACTAAATTTCAAAATAATTTAGTTAATTTATCTAAATATCAATATATCAATAATTATACTCAAATAGAAATACTTCAAAAGTTAAATGCTATTATAAAAAATAAAGAAAAATTTATGTTTCATGATAAAATCAAAGATTACATTTTAGAGATAATAAATTTCTATAATAATCCACAAAAATGGATAGATGACTCTAATAGATTATTTATTCAAAATGAAAAACTCAATGAAAAAGCTTTTTTTGATACAATAGAATCAAATCCACTTACAAATAAACAACAAGATGCAGTTTTAGTTAATGAAAATAATAATCTGATTTTAGCAGGAGCTGGCAGTGGTAAAACAAGTGTTATTGTAGCAAAAGTTAGTTATTTACTTAAAAAGAATATTTTAAATCCTAATGAAATATTGATTTTAGCATTTAATAAAAATGCACAAGAAGAACTTGAAGAGAGATTTAAACAAAAAAATATACATGTTCAAATAAAAACATTCCACTCTTTTGGTTTAAGTGTCATTGCAAAAGCATTATCTCAAAAACCTGATTTATGCCCTATGACAGAATCTCCTATAAACATGACCAAATTTATTAAAGATACTATTAGAGAGCTTATGGCTTCAATGGGAACTTTTTTTGAAAGTTTTTTAGATTTTATAGCATATTTTAGTATTCCATACAAAAGTGAAGAAGAGTTTAATAGTCGTGGTGAATATTATGAATATCAAAAAAACTATGATATGAAAACATTAAAACATAAAGTTGAAATTAAAAGTGAACAAGGAGAAGAATCTCTCACAACCTTAAAAGAAGAAACAGTTAAAAGCTATCAAGAGTTAATAATAGCTAACTTTTTTACATTAAATGGAATACGATACTTATATGAAGAACCTTATAAATATAAAACTTATACCGTAGAAAAAAGACAATATAAACCTGATTTTTATCTACCTGATTATGATATTTATATTGAACATTATGGTATTGATAGAGATGGGAAAACTGCACCTTACATTAATAACCAAGAATATTTGGAATCTATGAAATGGAAAAGAAGTTTACACAAAGAAAAGGAAACAATTTGTATTGAAACTTTTAGCTATGAATACACAGAAAATACTTTAATGACTAACCTAAAAGAAAAACTACTTCGATATGATATTGTTTTTAGGAAATTAACAAGAGAAGAACTAAATGAATTATTGAAAGATCCTATTGAAAATAATAAATTTGTTAAACTTTTTACTACATTTTTAAATCATTATAAATCAAATATGCATTCATTAGATGATTTAAAACTCAAAGCAAAAGATTCAGAAAGAACAACACTATTTTTAAAACTTTTTGAATTTATTTTTAATGAATATAAGAAATTTCAAGAAAGAAATAATTGTATTGATTTTGATGATATGATAGTAAAAGCTTTAGAAAGTATTGAAAATGAAAAATATAAGCATGGTTTTAAACATATTTTCATTGATGAATTTCAAGATATTTCAACAACGAGAGCAAGATTGATACAAAAATTATTACCTATTAACAATACATCTATAACAGCAGTTGGCGATGATTGGCAATCGATAAATAGATTTGCAGGAAGTAATATAAAAATTATTCAAGAATTTAATAAAATATTTGGTATCACTGAAGTTATAGCACTTGATTATACTTTTAGATTTAATAATATTGTTTCGAATGTTGCCTCAAATTTTATCCAAAAAAATCCACACCAAATACAAAAAGAGATAAAAACAATAAAACAACAAAATCAAAATAAGTTTAGTTTATTGCTATATTGGACAACCGGTAATGATAAAAATGATTTGAAGAATATTTTAGATCTTATTTATAAAAAAGAACAAAAGAAAAACAAAATGATTATGGTATTAGCAAGATATAATTTTTTATTTAAAGATTTAAAAGACTTAAAAGAAAAATATCAAAATTTTAATATTATTTTTTCTACCGTTCATAGTTCAAAAGGTAATGAAGCTGATTATGTCATTATTTTAAATATAAATAATGGTAAATTTGGATTTCCTTCAAAAATAGAAGATGATCCAATTTTAAATATTGTTGTGCCTGAAGGTGATGATTTTGAAGATGCAGAAGAGCGAAGATTATTTTATGTTGCACTTACAAGAACTAAAGGAACTATATTTTTATTAAGCAATATGTATGAGCAATCTATTTTTATAAAAGAATTAATCGATGAAAATCAAGATGAAATATTTTTTTTAAATGACCCAAAAATCCAACTGATGCATTGTCCAGAATGCAAAACTGGTTTTTTGAAAAAACATACAAAAAATAATAATAAAGATAAACATTTTTATGGCTGTAGTAATTTTCCAAGATGTAAATATACAGAAAATATACATTATTGTCCAAAATGCAATAGTGAAGTTTTTAAAGATAAGGAAGCAAAAATAGCAAATTGTTTAAACAAAGATTGTGATTTTCAAGCTGAATTATGTATTAAATGTAGTGGATATATGATTGAGAGAAATGGTAGATATGGTGATTTTTTAGGTTGTGAAAATTATCCAAATTGTGATTATACTCAAAAAATCAATAAAAATAATCATATTGCTTTGGATATGATATAA
- a CDS encoding prepilin peptidase: protein MELGIAFILGILFGSFLNVVILRIPKGESVVFDASHCPACNEKLKPWHNIPLFSWIFLAGKCAYCKSHISVQYPLIELLSGFIFVILANKFGLNLPAFFIALSFLMLLALSVIDFRYKMVPDSLNLLAIFFAILGAWSIQGFVLNLENALLFAGGFTLLRFTLSYYLTSSVFRAGLKTKTSWNRHYDRTPFIEAMGEGDIMVAAAMGALLGVKLGLVAIFLSALLALPVMLLLLNKSKEEQRVPFVPFLALATFIVYVYDSQILRYIEANY, encoded by the coding sequence ATGGAACTTGGCATAGCTTTTATACTCGGTATACTTTTTGGTTCTTTTTTAAATGTTGTCATTCTTCGCATACCAAAGGGAGAAAGCGTTGTTTTTGATGCGTCACACTGCCCTGCATGCAATGAAAAGCTCAAACCCTGGCATAACATTCCGCTTTTTTCATGGATTTTTCTAGCAGGAAAATGTGCCTACTGCAAATCACATATTTCTGTGCAGTACCCGCTTATAGAACTTCTCTCAGGTTTTATTTTTGTCATTCTTGCCAATAAATTCGGACTGAATCTACCGGCATTTTTCATAGCTTTGAGTTTTTTGATGCTTTTAGCGCTTTCGGTTATAGATTTCAGATACAAAATGGTACCCGATTCACTCAACCTCTTGGCTATTTTCTTTGCCATACTCGGCGCATGGAGTATTCAAGGTTTTGTTCTTAACCTGGAAAACGCCCTCCTTTTTGCCGGTGGTTTTACACTCCTGCGTTTTACTCTTTCTTATTACTTAACATCATCTGTATTTAGAGCCGGACTAAAAACGAAAACATCCTGGAACAGGCACTATGACAGAACACCTTTTATAGAAGCTATGGGAGAAGGCGACATTATGGTAGCGGCTGCAATGGGCGCACTTTTGGGAGTCAAACTTGGTCTTGTTGCCATTTTTCTCTCAGCCCTCTTGGCTTTGCCGGTTATGCTCTTGCTTCTTAACAAATCAAAAGAGGAACAACGCGTCCCCTTTGTGCCTTTTTTGGCACTTGCAACTTTCATAGTCTATGTGTATGATTCTCAAATACTCAGATACATCGAGGCAAACTACTAA
- a CDS encoding di-trans,poly-cis-decaprenylcistransferase, whose translation MNKARHIAIIMDGNGRWAEQQGKKRVKGHEAGAKVVKAITTYCSNDEDIERLTLYAFSTENWKRPRLEVEFLMKLLEKYLKDELPSYLQNNVRFEAIGDIRAFSKSLQKTIQTVEEKTAHCDGLVQSLALNYGAQDEILRAINSLKKQDENITLEMLNNALDCKVAVDILIRTGGDKRLSNFLLWQSAYAELFFTDTLWPDFTCKELEKILQKFTKIERRFGGLK comes from the coding sequence ATGAACAAGGCCAGACATATAGCCATCATAATGGACGGAAATGGACGATGGGCAGAGCAACAGGGCAAAAAAAGAGTCAAAGGGCATGAAGCAGGTGCAAAAGTCGTCAAAGCAATCACAACCTATTGTTCAAATGATGAAGATATAGAACGCCTGACACTTTATGCCTTTTCAACGGAAAACTGGAAAAGACCACGTCTCGAAGTTGAGTTTTTAATGAAACTTTTGGAAAAATATCTCAAAGACGAATTGCCCTCTTACTTACAGAACAATGTCAGATTTGAAGCTATCGGTGACATTCGTGCTTTTTCAAAATCACTGCAAAAAACCATACAGACGGTAGAAGAAAAAACGGCGCATTGTGACGGATTGGTGCAGAGTCTCGCCCTGAACTACGGTGCACAGGATGAGATTCTTCGTGCTATAAATTCTTTAAAAAAACAGGATGAGAACATCACACTGGAGATGCTTAACAATGCACTTGACTGCAAAGTAGCCGTAGATATACTCATTCGTACCGGAGGAGACAAGCGGCTTTCAAACTTTCTGCTTTGGCAGTCGGCATATGCAGAGCTTTTTTTTACAGATACGCTCTGGCCGGACTTTACATGTAAAGAATTAGAAAAAATTCTACAAAAATTTACAAAAATTGAAAGACGATTTGGTGGTTTAAAATGA
- a CDS encoding AbrB/MazE/SpoVT family DNA-binding domain-containing protein has protein sequence MLTKIGNSQGVRIPKPIIAQAQLENKQLDFEVVKDGLLIKPIEIKNREKWQENIQEVLLKNRNIQDEAILNDMLNDSDLEDYEW, from the coding sequence ATGCTTACAAAAATAGGAAACTCACAAGGTGTAAGAATCCCCAAGCCAATCATTGCTCAAGCACAACTTGAAAACAAACAGCTTGATTTTGAAGTTGTTAAAGATGGTTTGTTGATCAAACCTATAGAAATAAAGAATAGAGAAAAATGGCAAGAAAATATTCAAGAAGTTTTGCTAAAAAACAGAAACATTCAAGATGAAGCAATATTAAATGATATGCTAAATGACAGTGATTTAGAAGATTACGAATGGTAA
- a CDS encoding rhodanese-like domain-containing protein yields the protein MNHNEQMKKYYERCDIDLIKGHLKELLTAAKKEIKQIQVEEIDLENMVLIDVRESDEFASGVIPAKTVFTIPRGKLEFAVDDKLVDLSDHQIVCYCLKGARGLMAAKTLKDLGFNNVVNLEGGISSWVNAHKPIKNYLGYFILETN from the coding sequence ATGAACCATAACGAACAGATGAAAAAGTATTACGAAAGGTGTGATATTGACCTTATCAAGGGGCATTTAAAAGAACTGCTGACTGCGGCAAAGAAAGAGATAAAGCAAATTCAGGTTGAAGAGATTGACTTGGAAAATATGGTTTTGATTGATGTGCGGGAATCTGACGAGTTTGCAAGCGGTGTCATCCCTGCTAAAACTGTTTTTACCATTCCTCGGGGGAAATTGGAATTCGCCGTTGATGACAAACTTGTTGATTTAAGTGATCATCAAATAGTCTGTTATTGTCTCAAAGGGGCTAGAGGTCTGATGGCTGCAAAAACCCTCAAAGATTTGGGTTTTAACAATGTTGTCAATCTCGAAGGCGGTATTTCAAGTTGGGTAAATGCGCATAAACCGATAAAAAACTATCTCGGATATTTTATTCTTGAGACAAACTAA